One region of Arvicola amphibius chromosome 3, mArvAmp1.2, whole genome shotgun sequence genomic DNA includes:
- the LOC119808915 gene encoding heterogeneous nuclear ribonucleoprotein A3-like encodes MVHALYEGVHERYSTPLDSLKDSGRGRRRRGEEGHDPKEPEQLRKLFIGGLSFETTDDSLREHFEKWGTLTDCVVMRDPQTKRSRGFGFVTYSCVEEVDAAMCARPHKVDGRVVEPKRAVSREDSVKPGAHLTVKKIFVGGIKEDTEEYNLRDYFEKYGKIETIEVMEDRQSGKKRGFAFVTFDDHDTVDKIVVQKYHTINGHNCEVKKALSKQEMQSAGSQRGRGGGSGNFMGRGGNFGGGGGNFGRGGNFGGRGGYGGGGGGSRGSYGGGDGGYNGFGGDGGNYGGGPGYSSRGGYGGGGPGYGNQGGGYGGGGGGGYDGYNEGGNFGGGNYGGGNYNDFGNYSGQQQSNYGPMKGGSFGGRSSGSPYGGGYGSGGGSGGYGSRRF; translated from the exons ATGGTACATGCATTATATGAAGGTGTCCATGAACGTTATAGTACACCACTGGATTCCCTTAAg GACTCCGGCCGTGGCCGCCGCCGCCGGGGGGAGGAGGGTCATGATCCAAAGGAACCAGAACAGTTGAGGAAACTGTTTATTGGTGGTCTGAGTTTTGAAACCACAGATGATAGCTTAAGAGAACATTTTGAGAAATGGGGCACACTTACAGACTGTGTGGTAATGAGAGATCCCCAAACAAAACGTTCCAGGGGCTTTGGTTTTGTGACCTACTCTTGTGTTGAAGAGGTGGATGCTGCAATGTGTGCTCGGCCACACAAAGTTGATGGGCGTGTGGTGGAACCAAAGAGAGCTGTTTCTAGAGAGGATTCTGTAAAGCCTGGTGCCCATTTAACAGTGAAGAAAATCTTTGTTGGTGGTATTAAAGAGGATACAGAAGAGTATAACCTGAGAGACTACTTTGAAAAGTATGGCAAGATTGAAACCATAGAAGTTATGGAAGACAGGCAgagtgggaaaaagagaggatttgcttttgtgacTTTTGATGACCATGACACAGTTGATAAAATTGTTGTTCAGAAATACCACACTATTAATGGGCATAATTGTGAAGTGAAAAAGGCCCTTTCTAAACAAGAGATGCAGTCTGCTGGATCACAGAGAGGCCGTGGAGGTGGATCTGGCAATTTTATGGGTCGTGGAGGAAActttggaggtggtggaggtaaTTTTGGTCGTGGTGGAAACTTTGGTGGAAGAGGAGGctatggtggtggaggtggtggcagcagaggtagttatggaggtggtgatggtggataTAATGGATTTGGAGGGGATGGTGGCAACTACGGTGGTGGTCCTGGCTACAGCAGTAGAGGAGGCTATGGTGGTGGTGGACCAGGCTATGGAAACCAGGGTGGTGGATacggtggtggaggaggaggaggatatgaCGGTTACAATGAAGGAGGAAATTTTGGTGGAGGTAACTATGGTGGTGGGAACTATAATGACTTTGGAAATTATAGTGGACAACAGCAATCAAATTATGGACCCATGAAAGGGGGCAGTTTTGGTGGAAGAAGCTCAGGCAGTCCCTATGGTGGTGGCTATGGATCAGGTGGTGGAAGTGGTGGATATGGTAgcagaaggttttaa